In Cololabis saira isolate AMF1-May2022 chromosome 1, fColSai1.1, whole genome shotgun sequence, the following proteins share a genomic window:
- the LOC133450722 gene encoding uncharacterized protein LOC133450722, which translates to MEFVHVIVAVFSLVSVGRSAPVSSCEGLIRPLELPGRDQLLGKWMHIAETMDMPGAREMTKMFMDTNWLNLTAAEQADTIVNTMNPKMSGRCISMSYNTTLENNKLVMVNPYRASAVLLSTGCPDCMVVYSNNTIGRNSYSGLQLLSRRPKVSAAELQEFKKQVECVNLPPPIIHDPEKGFCPDPSVSQETQVIDTAGNINSETLNLLDKMLRSDKGLKKIRDFFSSMSEPKITEN; encoded by the exons ATGGAGTTTGTTCATGTGATCGTGGCCGTCTTCAGTCTTGTGTCTGTCGGACGCTCAGCTCCTGTGAGTAGCTGTGAAGGTCTGATACGACCTCTGGAGCTCCCAGGAAGGGATCAG CTGCTTGGGAAATGGATGCACATAGCCGAGACCATGGATATGCCTGGAGCCAGAGAGATGACGAAGATGTTTATGGACACCAACTGGTTGAACCTCACGGCTGCTGAGCAGGCCGATACCATCGTCAACACTATGAacccaaaaat GTCGGGTCGCTGCATCAGTATGTCTTATAACACAACCTTGGAAAACAACAAACTTGTCATGG TGAACCCCTACCGGGCCTCCGCCGTCCTGCTGAGCACCGGCTGCCCTGACTGCATGGTGGTGTACTCCAACAACACCATCGGCAGGAACAGCTACAGCGGACTGCAGCTCCTGA GCAGGCGACCCAAGGTCTCTGCTGCTGAACTCCAAGAGTTCAagaagcaggtggagtgtgtgAACTTACCGCCACCCATCATCCATGATCCAGAGAAAG gTTTTTGCCCAGATCCTTCTGTTTCCCAAGAAACACAGGTCATTGATACCGCCGGTAACATAAATTCTGAAACATTGAACCTTCTTGACAAAATGTTGAGGAGTGATAAAGGACTGAAGAAAATAAGGGACTTTTTCTCTTCAATGTCTGAACCCAAAATAACAGAAAATTAA